The DNA region CTGGGCCTATACCGCCTGGAGCCGCTGTCCGGCCGCAAACATCAATTAAGGGTGCACATGAGCGCCCTTGGCATACCCATATGCCATGACCGGTTCTATCCGGAGCTTCAGCCCTACAACGATAGCGACGACCACGAGCGCCCACTGCAATTGCTGGCGGAAACCATCGCGTTTACCGATCCCCTTAGCGGTCACCCCCGGCGCTTCACCAGTTCGCGCCGGCTGGCCCTGCATCAGTAGCTGTCGAAAAAGCCCTGCAGCGCAGCGCGCTCGCGCGTTTGGGTCAGCGCCAGCATCAAGAGGATGCGCGCCTTTTGCGGGTTGAGGTTGTCGGCGGTGATGAAGCCGCGGCGAACATCGCTTGCCGCGGGCGTGACCAAGCCCGTACCGGTACGTGATGCCCGCACGCAAGCGATGCCTTGCCTTGCTGCCATCCGCAGGCCTTTCTCGGCTTGCGGCGACAGACTGCCATTGCCCATGGCGGCAACCACAATGCCCTGCACCCCTGCGTCGATGGCAGCTTGGTACAAGTGCAAGCCGGCGCTTTGATGGTCATACAGAATATCGACCGCCGGCAGTATTTTTACCGGAGTATTCCGGAACATGCTGCTGCTGGTATGAGTGCGCAAGGGCGTCTGGTGCATGTGGACCACGCCATTGGCGATCTGCCCAAGGCAGCCTTGGGCACCGGTATAAAACGCTTCGACTTGCGTGGTGTTGGCCTTGCTGACATGGCGAGCGGCGTGAACCTTGTCGTTCATGGCCACCAGCACGCCGTGACCGCAAGCCTCCGGCCGTCCGGCAAGCAGCACGGCGTTGTACAGGTTAAGCGGGCCGTCGGCGCTGATGGCCGATGCAGGCCGCATGGCACCCACCATCACGACCGGCTTGTGGCTGTCGACGGTCAGATTCAGGAAGTAGGCGGTTTCTTCCAGCGAGTCAGTGCCGTGGGTGATCACCACCCCGTTTGTCGCCGGG from Pollutimonas thiosulfatoxidans includes:
- a CDS encoding asparaginase; translated protein: MKQRTLPSVVLLGTGGTIAATAAASTTLSDYAVTEGIEALLAAVPEIAGIADIRGRQVFNVDSRRLTNSMLLRLAKTVNRELADPATNGVVITHGTDSLEETAYFLNLTVDSHKPVVMVGAMRPASAISADGPLNLYNAVLLAGRPEACGHGVLVAMNDKVHAARHVSKANTTQVEAFYTGAQGCLGQIANGVVHMHQTPLRTHTSSSMFRNTPVKILPAVDILYDHQSAGLHLYQAAIDAGVQGIVVAAMGNGSLSPQAEKGLRMAARQGIACVRASRTGTGLVTPAASDVRRGFITADNLNPQKARILLMLALTQTRERAALQGFFDSY